A genomic segment from Ptychodera flava strain L36383 chromosome 23 unlocalized genomic scaffold, AS_Pfla_20210202 Scaffold_23__1_contigs__length_28996876_pilon, whole genome shotgun sequence encodes:
- the LOC139123767 gene encoding uncharacterized protein — MTEAALYHHANDTHSANSVLPLSIDSFQHICDPIYNRSGHLPDNCSRCWCENFHNDDTITLTATLCNSRTTYIFDINVCEISGTAATVTAVDLYYTNNANFEDATTKGVANAVTLGASASAIAVNADSEASNSGATVTIATDAACSSYTHICAVIATTNDINAANDDACIALAGGTTSTSNCQPDACTDPGTVANAQSVGSSFAHRSTVTYTCNAGFHLVGARTLTCYDGKWDHNAPTCSLPPRTTARPTTKRPTKTKRNSGENAEGLYSLIATVTFACIVSFW; from the exons ATGACAGAAGCAGCCTTGTATCACCATGCCAACGACACACATAGCGCCAATAGCGTTTTACCACTTAGCATAGACAGCTTT CAACACATTTGTGATCCTATTTACAATCGTAGCGGTCATCTCCCGGACAACTGCTCaag ATGTTGGTGTGAAAACTTTCACAATGACGACACCATCACTCTGACTGCAACACTCTGTAATTCAAGAACAACGTACATATTTGACATAAACGTCTGCGAGATCAGCGGCACCGCGGCCACAGTAACTGCGGTGGACCTGTACTACACAAACAATGCAAACTTCGAAGACGCGACCACAAAAGGTGTTGCTAATGCAGTCACTTTAGGTGCCAGTGCATCAGCTATTGCTGTCAACGCTGATAGCGAGGCAAGTAACTCTGGTGCAACTGTAACGATAGCGACAGACGCTGCGTGTTCATCGTACACTCATATCTGCGCAGTGATTGCCACAACAAACGACATCAACGCAGCCAACGATGACGCATGTATCGCTCTAGCTGGAGGAACAACCAGTACGAGTAATTGTCAACCTG ACGCCTGTACAGATCCGGGAACGGTTGCAAATGCGCAGTCGGTAGGAAGTAGCTTCGCTCATCGCAGCACTGTGACTTACACTTGCAATGCTGGTTTCCACTTGGTCGGTGCGAGAACCCTTACATGCTATGACGGAAAGTGGGACCATAACGCTCCTACATGTTCAC TCCCACCACGGACTACGGCAAGACCAACGACAAAACGTCCAACGAAAACAA AACGTAATAGTGGGGAAAATGCTGAGGGACTATACAGCTTGATTGCCACTGTGACATTTGCTTGCATCGTTTCTTTTTGGTAA